The following proteins are co-located in the Streptomyces sp. NBC_01198 genome:
- a CDS encoding ABC transporter substrate-binding protein gives MTSTPAARPLPRRSFLALAGGAAFLAACSRNSSASIDTVPTRALPSGSPPPGTKLAISIHTSQLQLADSGLAKQLPFTVSSWPNLTAGPDVIQGFRAHSIDLASNAGIPPIQAEAIKVGARIVAVQSRDHPIYSFATAPGTGDAIASAKDFRGKKIGFSQGQAQGVVVLRAIKEAGLKNSDVTLIPLPSTQFLTALQSKQVDVAPLAEPSLTKYLSQYGKDGARAVSTDVVDLLAILWAPTEVLNDQAKVAAIRSFIPLWAKGVVWAWENTDAWIQSYYVKDQGVTAADGRRIVSSLSQPQFPRSWDKAIAWEQETADLMAEGGFVPKVKAEALFDRRFEGLAAQAVPAKYQVAS, from the coding sequence ATGACCAGCACCCCAGCCGCCCGACCCCTGCCCCGCCGGTCCTTTCTCGCCCTAGCGGGAGGCGCGGCGTTCCTAGCCGCCTGCTCCCGTAATTCCAGCGCGTCGATCGACACCGTCCCGACCCGCGCTCTCCCCTCGGGGTCGCCGCCGCCGGGAACGAAACTCGCGATATCCATTCACACGTCGCAGTTGCAGCTTGCCGATTCCGGCCTGGCCAAGCAATTGCCTTTCACCGTCTCCAGCTGGCCGAACCTGACCGCGGGGCCCGATGTGATCCAGGGATTCCGCGCCCATTCCATCGACCTCGCGAGCAACGCCGGAATTCCGCCGATACAGGCCGAGGCCATCAAGGTCGGCGCCCGGATCGTCGCCGTCCAGAGCCGCGACCACCCCATCTACAGCTTCGCGACCGCGCCGGGGACCGGGGACGCCATCGCCTCGGCGAAGGACTTCCGCGGCAAGAAGATCGGCTTCTCGCAGGGACAGGCCCAGGGCGTGGTGGTGCTGCGAGCCATCAAGGAGGCAGGGCTGAAGAACTCCGACGTCACGCTGATCCCGCTGCCCAGCACGCAGTTCCTGACCGCGCTGCAGTCCAAGCAGGTCGATGTGGCGCCGCTGGCCGAGCCGTCGTTGACCAAATACCTCTCGCAGTACGGCAAGGACGGCGCCAGGGCGGTCAGCACCGACGTGGTGGACCTGCTGGCCATCCTGTGGGCGCCCACCGAGGTCCTCAACGACCAGGCGAAGGTCGCCGCCATCCGCAGCTTCATCCCGCTGTGGGCCAAGGGCGTGGTGTGGGCCTGGGAGAACACCGACGCGTGGATCCAGAGCTATTACGTCAAGGACCAGGGCGTGACCGCCGCGGACGGCAGGCGCATCGTCTCCTCGCTCTCCCAGCCGCAGTTCCCGCGCAGTTGGGACAAGGCCATCGCCTGGGAGCAGGAGACGGCCGACCTGATGGCCGAGGGCGGCTTCGTGCCGAAGGTCAAGGCCGAGGCGCTCTTCGACCGCCGCTTCGAGGGGCTGGCGGCGCAGGCCGTCCCGGCGAAATACCAGGTGGCGTCATGA
- a CDS encoding ABC transporter permease yields the protein MTDILPQARTAGPSAKDRTGPPAKDRTEPPAKDRARPAPAEREQRTREPERTRRTGRTTTTTTGTRRRLGPGKAIPFARLAGPVLVVLIWWAAAASGYLDPRILSGPGTVASTAVDLIRSGRLQSNVAVSLQRAGLGLLFGVLAGVLLAVAAGLSRTGEYLLDGTLQVKRAIPSLALLPLMILWLGIGEEMKVTLIALGVAVVVYINTYASLTGIDRRYVELGESLDLTRLQFIRKVVVPGALPGFFVGLRLAVTASWLGLVVVEQVNATKGLGYMMFQAQLYAQSDVIIVGLVVYGIFGFVSDALVRAAERRVLSWRRTLAD from the coding sequence ATGACCGACATCCTGCCCCAGGCGCGCACGGCCGGGCCCTCGGCCAAGGACCGCACCGGGCCCCCGGCCAAGGACCGCACCGAGCCTCCGGCCAAGGACCGCGCCCGCCCCGCGCCCGCCGAGCGTGAGCAGCGGACGCGGGAACCGGAGCGGACGCGGCGGACGGGCCGCACCACGACCACCACGACAGGCACCAGGCGGCGGCTCGGCCCCGGCAAGGCCATCCCCTTCGCGCGGCTGGCCGGACCGGTGCTCGTGGTGCTGATCTGGTGGGCCGCCGCCGCCTCCGGCTACCTCGACCCGCGCATCCTGTCGGGTCCCGGCACCGTCGCCTCGACGGCGGTCGACCTGATCAGGAGCGGCCGGCTGCAGAGCAATGTGGCGGTCTCGCTGCAACGCGCCGGCCTCGGGCTGCTGTTCGGGGTGCTCGCCGGTGTGCTGCTCGCGGTGGCCGCCGGTCTCAGCCGGACCGGCGAGTACCTGCTGGACGGCACTCTCCAGGTCAAGCGGGCCATCCCGTCGCTGGCCCTGCTGCCGCTGATGATCCTGTGGCTGGGCATCGGCGAGGAGATGAAGGTCACCCTGATCGCCCTCGGCGTCGCGGTGGTCGTCTACATCAACACCTACGCCTCGCTCACCGGCATCGACCGCAGATACGTGGAACTCGGCGAGAGCCTCGACCTGACCCGGCTGCAGTTCATCCGCAAGGTGGTCGTCCCCGGCGCGCTGCCCGGCTTCTTCGTCGGGCTGCGGCTCGCGGTCACCGCGTCCTGGCTCGGCCTGGTGGTGGTCGAGCAGGTCAACGCCACCAAGGGCCTTGGTTACATGATGTTCCAGGCCCAGCTGTACGCCCAGTCCGACGTGATCATCGTCGGTCTGGTGGTCTACGGAATCTTCGGCTTCGTGTCGGACGCGCTGGTGCGTGCCGCAGAACGGAGGGTGCTGTCATGGCGACGCACGCTGGCGGACTGA